In a single window of the Carassius carassius chromosome 26, fCarCar2.1, whole genome shotgun sequence genome:
- the LOC132105988 gene encoding uncharacterized protein LOC132105988: METPVAFMSAADINRRNVGKKRRANMNEWKDRARKSLRDAGKPYVNRRGEQKRGKCPPKEGKACKETCPRQCSSLTDQRKLQLFTEFYAVSYERQQAIILSGLEQHKVSRRRPRGPDTESTKRKYTFKYHVQQGGQRLAVCKLTFMSIFQLTNSRLQVIQEKLGSQSEGTEQVVRSPLEDFRGKHKNRPHSIHPAVREGIRESILSFPRQPNHYSRMKGDVEREYLSPDLNLLRMFRLYKENNPASTAKFWLYRDIFKQQNLSFGQPRSDTCAKCDALFSKLVAATTDGERLKIAAESELHHRKAEKAYTQLQADTEWAKTNDDCHVICIDMQGVVFTPNLTHSNVYYQRQLANYNLCIQEMGIDKPPTMCLWQEGIAHRGSIEVASCLLKWAETSFAPLVQAKERKLIIYSDRCCGQNNNWRVLNLMALLVSRGYFSQIEQKFMVSGHSFLPCDRSFATLDKRRKVSTLHTPSDVAEMIRGARQLHPFKVIEMKCADFRQLPDATLKHPPGFLIPSMMWLKVTATDPWCVHTKGSHSLYEGWKHWLITKQRKNQPPPAPLFSTTYARAYEDPLPIKKEKHRDLMKMLAYMPAEAQAFYG; this comes from the exons ATGGAGACGCCGGTTGCTTTCATGTCCGCTGCGGACATTAATAGACGAAACGTCGGTAAAAAAAGGAGAGCGAACATGAATGAATGGAAGGACAGAGCAAGGAAGTCTTTGAGGGATGCTGGGAAACCATATGTGAACCGGAGAGGAGAGCAAAAACGAGGAAAATGTCCACCAAAAGAG GGAAAGGCGTGCAAGGAGACATGTCCCAGGCAGTGTTCAAGCctaacagaccaaagaaaactccAGCTCTTCACAGAGTTTTATGCTGTCTCTTATGAGAGGCAGCAGGCTATCATTCTCTCTGGTTTAGAGCAG CACAAGGTGAGTCGCAGACGACCACGTGGGCCCGACACTGAGAGTACAAAGAGGAAGTACACCTTCAAGTACCATGTGCAACAAGGAGGCCAAAGACTTGCTGTTTGTAAGCTCACATTTATGTCAATCTTTCAACTGACCAACAGTCGCCTACAG GTTATTCAAGAAAAGTTAGGCAGTCAGTCTGAGGGAACAGAGCAGGTAGTCAGGTCTCCATTAGAGGACTTCAGAGGAAAACATaagaacag gcCTCATAGCATTCATCCTGCAGTGAGAGAGGGGATAAGAGAGAGCATCCTGAGCTTCCCACGCCAACCGAACCACTACTCACGGATGAAGGGAGATGTGGAGAGGGAGTACCTGAGCCCTGATTTAAACCTGCTCCGCATGTTCCGCCTGTACAAGGAAAACAATCCAGCATCCACTGCAAAGTTCTGGCTCTATAGGGACATCTTCAAGCAGCAAAACCTCAGTTTTGGGCAGCCAAGAAGTGATACTTGTGCAAAATGTGACGCCCTGTTCTCAAAATTAGTAGCTGCTACAACAGATGGAGAAAGGTTGAAGATCGCAGCCGAGAGTGAGCTTCACCACCGGAAAGCCGAAAAAGCATACACCCAGTTGCAGGCTGACACAGAGTGGGCCAAAACCAATGATGACTGCCATGTCATTTGCATCGACATGCAGGGGGTAGTGTTCACGCCAAACCTGACACACTCCAACGTGTACTATCAACGGCAGCTGGCCAACTACAACCTCTGTATCCAGGAGATGGGCATTGACAAACCTCCTACAATGTGCCTCTGGCAGGAGGGCATCGCTCACAGAGGTTCCATCGAGGTGGCAAGCTGTCTTTTGAAGTGGGCAGAAACATCTTTCGCTCCCCTAGTCCAGGCAAAGGAACGGAAGCTCATCATCTATAGTGACCGATGCTGTGGGCAGAACAACAACTGGCGAGTCCTAAACCTCATGGCCCTACTCGTATCTAGAGGGTACTTCAGTCAGATAGAGCAGAAGTTCATGGTGTCTGGTCACTCCTTCCTTCCCTGTGACCGTTCATTTGCCACGCTGGACAAGAGGCGTAAGGTGTCCACACTCCACACCCCCAGCGATGTCGCCGAGATGATCCGTGGAGCCAGGCAGCTGCATCCATTTAAAGTAATTGAGATGAAATGTGCGGACTTCAGGCAGCTCCCTGAtgcaacattaaagcatccacctGGCTTCCTAATCCCATCCATGATGTGGTTGAAAGTGACAG CTACTGATCCATGGTGTGTCCACACAAAAGGGAGCCACAGCCTCTACGAGGGATGGAAGCATTGGCTGATCACCAAACAGAGGAAGAATCAACCACCTCCAGCTCCCTTGTTTTCCACCACGTATGCTCGTGCTTACGAGGACCCTCTGCCCATCAAGAAGGAGAAGCACCGTGACCTTATGAAAATGCTAGCCTACATGCCAGCGGAGGCCCAAGCATTTTATGGGTAG